Proteins from a single region of Belliella baltica DSM 15883:
- a CDS encoding LolA family protein encodes MLQRCLLFILIFSISSGLAFSQKDPKAKVILDAVSEKYQSLPGLKAIFEYSYSLEGESSPQSQTGEIAIKGNKYHLLLPDQGQEIFNDGKTVWTFINSGTYKEVTINSASDMEDELKPSSVYTIYKKGYNYALKGEKSLNGVLVQIIELTAEKSGEPFEKVTLMVDKNKKDLVGWEILDDQGGKLMYQFKSVDTKTSLPDDYFVFNASKYGKVEVIDLR; translated from the coding sequence ATGTTACAAAGATGTTTACTGTTTATACTTATATTTTCTATATCCTCGGGGTTAGCTTTTTCGCAAAAAGACCCAAAAGCCAAAGTGATTTTAGATGCCGTAAGTGAAAAATACCAATCATTACCAGGTCTAAAAGCTATTTTTGAATACTCTTACAGCTTGGAAGGGGAATCTTCTCCTCAAAGTCAAACTGGTGAGATTGCGATCAAAGGAAATAAATATCATCTCTTACTTCCTGATCAAGGACAAGAAATTTTTAATGATGGTAAGACGGTTTGGACATTTATCAATTCTGGTACTTACAAAGAAGTAACCATCAATTCTGCGAGTGATATGGAAGATGAATTAAAGCCTTCTTCTGTTTATACGATTTATAAAAAAGGATACAATTACGCTTTGAAAGGAGAGAAATCTCTAAACGGAGTCCTTGTTCAGATTATTGAGTTAACTGCCGAAAAATCGGGTGAGCCTTTCGAGAAAGTAACTCTAATGGTGGATAAAAATAAAAAAGACTTAGTAGGTTGGGAAATCCTTGATGATCAAGGAGGTAAATTAATGTACCAATTTAAATCTGTAGATACTAAAACCTCCCTTCCTGATGATTACTTTGTTTTCAATGCTTCAAAATATGGAAAAGTAGAAGTTATTGATTTACGCTAA
- the pyrF gene encoding orotidine-5'-phosphate decarboxylase has product MNKAELFDQIKQKSSFLCVGLDTDLTKIPQHLRKNSDPLFEFNKQIIDATADLAIAYKPNIAFYEALGPKGWESLQKTLEYIPNDIFTIADAKRGDIGNTSSLYAKAFFETMDFDSITVAPYMGVDSVKPFLTFEGKWVILLALTSNEGSLDFQLIASKSGKPLFQEVLEKSQLWGNTDNMMYVVGATRGEKIAEVRQIVPEHFFLVPGVGAQGGSLEEVAKFGMNATCGLLVNSSRGIIYASQEKDFAAAAKVEAMKLQQEMSELLDKYCY; this is encoded by the coding sequence ATGAACAAGGCAGAATTATTTGATCAAATCAAGCAAAAATCTTCATTTTTATGTGTCGGTCTAGATACCGACCTAACTAAAATCCCTCAACACCTTAGAAAAAATAGTGATCCACTTTTTGAATTCAATAAACAAATTATTGATGCAACAGCTGATTTGGCCATTGCATATAAGCCGAATATTGCTTTCTATGAAGCTCTTGGACCTAAAGGTTGGGAAAGCTTGCAAAAAACCTTGGAGTATATTCCAAATGATATTTTTACAATCGCCGATGCAAAACGCGGAGACATAGGAAACACCTCAAGTCTATATGCCAAGGCATTTTTTGAGACAATGGATTTTGATTCAATTACAGTAGCACCATACATGGGAGTGGACAGTGTTAAGCCATTTTTGACATTTGAAGGGAAATGGGTGATTTTGCTTGCATTGACATCAAATGAAGGCAGTTTGGATTTCCAATTGATCGCGTCAAAATCAGGAAAACCTCTATTTCAAGAAGTGCTAGAAAAAAGTCAACTTTGGGGAAATACCGACAACATGATGTATGTAGTAGGTGCGACAAGAGGAGAAAAAATTGCTGAGGTACGTCAAATTGTTCCTGAGCATTTTTTCTTAGTTCCTGGAGTAGGAGCACAAGGAGGAAGTCTTGAAGAGGTAGCGAAGTTTGGAATGAATGCGACTTGTGGGTTGCTAGTCAATTCTTCAAGGGGGATCATTTACGCAAGTCAAGAAAAGGATTTTGCTGCTGCTGCAAAAGTGGAGGCAATGAAATTACAGCAAGAAATGTCTGAGTTGTTGGACAAGTATTGTTATTAA
- a CDS encoding DUF2851 family protein, whose amino-acid sequence MDFQENFLQSVWKYQYFDKNGLQTTEGTPLSIIKIGYHNFYEGPDFLEAQIHLGNFDYYGHVEIHRKSSDWKNHDHDSDDRYNSVVLHVVWDDDKPILRKDGTSIPTLVLKGKVLLDVIRNYERLLNGEGELLCAAGLDFIPDIIRFSTLEKALVERLESKAKLILDLLEQSNTDWEETCFRWLMNAFGFKTNSESMLNLSQMIQFKTLKKHSGNSLIIQALMLGQAGLIPASVSDDYGQMLKREYDFYHKKYNLGSPMHFSEWKFMGVRPGNFPTLRIVQVAEIIAKNPSLLSGVLHETSSFLNFKKFFSIQIPEYWQYHYQVDKPSTGNLSKSLSNQTINLLLINFVVPLWFAYGKYIQDSTWQEKCFDLLQEMVPEENFIIRKFKTHNWEPKSAFDTQGMIGQFHSYCKLKKCLDCKVGQNLLKPAKK is encoded by the coding sequence ATGGATTTTCAAGAAAACTTCCTGCAATCTGTATGGAAATATCAATATTTTGATAAAAACGGCTTACAGACCACTGAAGGTACTCCGCTTTCGATCATCAAAATTGGCTATCATAATTTTTATGAAGGTCCAGATTTTTTGGAAGCTCAAATTCACCTAGGGAATTTTGATTATTATGGTCATGTGGAGATTCATCGCAAATCTTCTGATTGGAAAAATCATGATCATGACAGTGATGACAGATACAATAGCGTAGTATTGCATGTAGTTTGGGATGATGATAAACCGATTCTTAGGAAAGATGGGACGTCGATTCCAACATTAGTTTTGAAGGGGAAAGTTCTTTTGGATGTCATTCGAAATTATGAAAGACTTCTGAATGGAGAGGGGGAACTGTTATGTGCAGCAGGACTTGATTTTATTCCTGATATTATTCGTTTTTCTACTTTGGAAAAAGCGCTAGTTGAGCGATTGGAAAGCAAGGCAAAACTAATTTTAGATTTGTTAGAGCAAAGTAATACTGACTGGGAGGAGACTTGCTTTCGGTGGTTGATGAATGCATTTGGTTTCAAAACGAATAGTGAATCCATGCTCAACTTGTCTCAGATGATTCAATTTAAGACACTAAAAAAACATAGTGGCAATAGTCTAATTATTCAAGCTTTAATGTTAGGTCAAGCAGGTTTGATTCCTGCATCTGTAAGTGACGATTATGGTCAGATGCTGAAGAGAGAATATGATTTTTATCACAAAAAATACAACTTAGGAAGTCCTATGCATTTTTCTGAATGGAAATTTATGGGGGTGAGACCAGGTAATTTTCCAACGTTGAGGATTGTACAAGTTGCTGAAATTATTGCCAAAAACCCAAGTTTGCTATCTGGTGTGCTTCATGAAACTAGTAGTTTTCTCAACTTCAAAAAATTCTTTTCAATTCAAATTCCTGAATATTGGCAGTATCATTATCAGGTAGATAAGCCTTCTACTGGAAACCTGTCAAAATCGCTCAGTAATCAGACAATCAATTTGTTATTAATCAATTTTGTGGTGCCTTTGTGGTTTGCTTATGGAAAATATATTCAAGATAGCACTTGGCAGGAAAAGTGTTTTGATCTCCTGCAAGAAATGGTCCCTGAGGAGAATTTTATTATTCGAAAGTTCAAAACTCATAATTGGGAACCAAAATCTGCTTTTGATACACAGGGAATGATTGGTCAATTTCATAGTTATTGTAAGCTCAAAAAATGTCTTGATTGTAAAGTTGGACAAAATCTACTCAAGCCAGCGAAAAAATGA
- a CDS encoding acetyltransferase, with protein sequence MEKPVIILGAKGIAHPALEIFNSNKVVVYGFLDEDEKLHGQEINVVPILGNPEDEGFLKLVGKKCEAFVAVDDNKYRQFLVKMLNDNRKVQPINAIHQTAYISTDATIGHGNFVNAKVNIGAGTMIGSHCIINSGAIVDHGSKVGDFVQLGAGSIANSNVIIEEGAFIGSGVILVSGITVGKNARIGAGSVVISDVKANDTVFGNPAAPIKK encoded by the coding sequence ATGGAAAAACCAGTAATTATTTTAGGAGCTAAAGGTATTGCACACCCAGCATTAGAGATATTTAATAGCAATAAAGTGGTTGTGTATGGATTTTTGGATGAAGATGAAAAATTGCATGGTCAAGAAATCAACGTAGTCCCAATTCTTGGAAACCCAGAAGATGAAGGGTTTTTGAAGTTGGTGGGTAAAAAATGTGAGGCCTTCGTAGCTGTTGATGATAATAAATACAGACAGTTTTTGGTGAAGATGTTGAATGACAACCGGAAGGTGCAGCCAATCAATGCAATTCATCAAACTGCCTACATTTCTACAGATGCTACAATTGGTCATGGGAATTTTGTGAATGCAAAAGTTAATATAGGTGCAGGAACCATGATTGGAAGTCACTGTATTATCAATTCTGGAGCTATAGTAGATCACGGTTCGAAAGTTGGAGATTTTGTGCAGCTTGGTGCTGGCTCGATCGCAAACTCAAATGTTATTATCGAAGAAGGTGCATTTATTGGTTCAGGAGTTATTTTGGTGTCTGGAATCACGGTGGGTAAAAATGCAAGGATTGGTGCTGGTTCGGTAGTAATTTCAGATGTGAAAGCTAACGATACAGTATTTGGAAATCCAGCAGCTCCAATCAAAAAATAA
- a CDS encoding rhodanese-related sulfurtransferase, with product MENKDYSILLYYCYADIEDTEAYREEHHLFCIENNIRGRIIISSEGLNGTVSGLKEDCEKYMAYIHSDARFAKTEFKVEDHDKHAFTKIHVRVKPEIVHSSLRHIDPKVKTGKHLAPNEFKALKDQEDVVILDVRSNYEHELGHFKNAITLDIDNFRDFPEKVKELEHLKGKKVLTYCTGGIKCEKASAFLLDQGFEDVYQLHGGIIKYGLEAGGEDFEGKCYVFDNRIAVDVNKVNPTIVSKCHVCGTNSDRMVNCANPKCNEHLAICENCGWELDGACSVECQEHPEKRPYDGTGYYQKITNGYNPYKGLVRKKDKEKTKSISS from the coding sequence ATGGAAAACAAAGACTACAGTATCTTACTTTATTACTGCTATGCTGATATCGAGGATACAGAAGCATACAGAGAAGAACATCATTTGTTCTGTATTGAAAACAATATTCGCGGAAGAATTATCATTTCTTCTGAGGGATTGAATGGTACCGTTTCGGGTCTCAAAGAGGACTGCGAAAAGTACATGGCTTATATCCACAGTGATGCTAGATTTGCCAAAACTGAATTTAAAGTAGAAGACCATGACAAGCATGCTTTTACCAAGATTCATGTAAGGGTAAAGCCTGAGATTGTTCACAGTAGTTTAAGACACATTGATCCAAAAGTAAAAACAGGTAAGCATCTAGCCCCTAATGAATTTAAAGCACTCAAAGATCAGGAAGATGTGGTGATTTTGGATGTAAGATCAAATTACGAACACGAATTAGGTCACTTCAAAAACGCCATTACTTTAGATATCGACAATTTCAGAGACTTTCCTGAAAAAGTAAAAGAACTTGAGCACCTGAAAGGAAAAAAAGTACTCACTTATTGTACAGGAGGAATTAAGTGTGAAAAAGCATCTGCATTTTTATTAGATCAAGGATTCGAAGATGTTTATCAGCTACATGGAGGAATTATAAAGTATGGTTTGGAAGCAGGTGGAGAAGATTTTGAAGGGAAATGTTACGTATTTGATAATAGAATTGCAGTTGATGTCAATAAGGTAAACCCTACAATCGTTTCCAAATGTCATGTTTGTGGAACAAACTCAGATAGAATGGTCAACTGCGCTAACCCTAAATGCAATGAACACTTAGCAATTTGTGAAAATTGTGGTTGGGAACTTGATGGCGCATGTTCCGTAGAATGTCAAGAACATCCCGAAAAGAGACCTTATGATGGAACAGGCTACTATCAGAAAATTACAAATGGATACAATCCTTACAAAGGTTTGGTCCGTAAAAAAGATAAAGAAAAAACTAAATCGATCAGTTCATGA
- a CDS encoding nucleoside phosphorylase, whose protein sequence is MTKRIPESELIINPDGSIYHLNLKPEDLASTVIAVGDPDRVEKVSKYFDSIELKVSKREFVTHTGHFKGKRITAISTGMGTDNIEIFMTELDALVNVDFKTRLPKKQHTSLDIIRVGTSGSMQKDIPAGSILASAYGIGLDTLMAFYTTKYSELEKNVARAVQDSLNLPFLPYCIEGSQKLLDLLSEGLIIGNTATCPGFFGPQGREVRIKPAIPDIIEKLASVNLDKFRITNFEMETSGYYAMGRLLGHEVLSLNAIVANRITQEFADNAYEIVDDLIKHTLKKVAE, encoded by the coding sequence ATGACCAAGCGCATTCCTGAATCCGAGTTGATCATCAATCCTGATGGAAGTATTTACCACCTTAATTTGAAGCCAGAAGATCTGGCTTCAACTGTTATTGCTGTGGGTGATCCTGATAGGGTAGAGAAAGTCTCAAAGTATTTCGACAGCATAGAGCTCAAAGTTTCCAAAAGGGAATTTGTGACACATACGGGTCACTTCAAGGGCAAAAGGATTACAGCGATCAGTACTGGAATGGGAACTGACAATATTGAGATCTTTATGACAGAGCTGGATGCTCTGGTTAATGTAGATTTTAAAACACGTCTTCCAAAAAAGCAACATACAAGTCTGGATATCATAAGAGTTGGAACTTCTGGAAGTATGCAAAAAGACATTCCTGCCGGTTCGATTCTAGCATCAGCCTATGGTATTGGCTTGGATACTTTGATGGCTTTTTATACTACCAAATATTCTGAATTAGAAAAAAATGTAGCTAGAGCAGTTCAGGATTCATTGAATTTACCTTTTCTTCCATATTGTATTGAAGGGTCTCAAAAGTTATTAGATCTGTTAAGTGAAGGATTGATTATTGGAAATACCGCAACTTGTCCAGGTTTTTTTGGTCCCCAAGGAAGAGAAGTTAGAATAAAACCTGCAATCCCAGATATCATTGAAAAGCTAGCTTCTGTAAACCTAGATAAATTCAGGATTACAAACTTTGAAATGGAAACTTCAGGATATTATGCCATGGGGAGGTTATTGGGTCATGAAGTTTTAAGTTTGAATGCCATAGTGGCAAATAGAATTACTCAAGAGTTTGCTGACAATGCTTATGAAATCGTAGATGATCTGATCAAGCATACTTTAAAAAAAGTGGCGGAATAA
- a CDS encoding response regulator, with translation MSVKLIIADDHPLLLKGLKDFLEENNYEILGAASDGVIALQMIEKFNPPIAILDLEMPKMTGMEVAKECLKRGLKTRIILLTLHREKYIIQQAKNLNISGYLLKNFATEDLINCIQKVSEGEDYFSNLIFPKDKNLSPTSTSDKLTPSEIKILRLIADGVTSKEIADKLFIAERTVEKHRSNIINKLKLDKKHNSLLIWAKNNKGILF, from the coding sequence ATGTCAGTAAAACTCATTATTGCAGATGATCATCCTCTCCTTTTGAAAGGCCTCAAAGACTTTTTGGAAGAGAATAATTATGAAATCTTAGGAGCAGCCTCAGATGGCGTCATTGCTTTACAAATGATTGAGAAATTCAATCCTCCTATCGCAATCCTAGATTTAGAAATGCCCAAAATGACAGGTATGGAAGTAGCAAAAGAATGCCTAAAAAGAGGGCTCAAAACTCGTATCATTTTATTAACACTTCATAGAGAAAAATATATTATTCAGCAAGCTAAAAACTTGAATATTTCAGGATATTTATTGAAGAATTTTGCTACCGAAGACTTGATTAATTGTATTCAAAAGGTAAGTGAAGGAGAAGATTATTTTAGTAATTTGATTTTTCCAAAAGACAAAAACCTGAGCCCTACCAGCACTTCTGACAAACTCACTCCATCAGAAATTAAAATTCTTAGGCTTATTGCAGACGGTGTTACTTCGAAGGAAATAGCAGATAAATTATTTATTGCAGAGAGGACTGTAGAAAAACATAGAAGCAACATTATCAACAAGTTAAAGTTAGACAAAAAGCATAACTCTTTACTTATTTGGGCCAAAAACAATAAAGGAATCTTATTCTAA
- a CDS encoding ATP-binding protein, which produces MHLTKRIQSIFLPLILCIFFIFSLELSAFQISLKDSIKNYLVSESSENDKFEKLKAIIDGLTQDNKQEDVIFFYEQGIKLAEKTGNFRELGIWSVQLFEILNSESNTEEKALELMLHASKFVPQIDQSRTQGNIYLKLAAAHYNQTDFSEAIEAYTLAMNYFSEKDSIFVADALFFRAQAKDYRGELISAMNDYQLARTYYENLEDQDYVNYVNNGMAVLFSKYGIYSEAEKIRKQLAENYLDQGNIYDWSIILYNQSRDYDKQDRNDERFDFLNRVYQKIGKDSIADSEVRAIVCLSLSNHYSEIQDYENQEKLYQEAKQIIEDELDGNSFIKLPFLKSKTLIEESRGNLSEAKNLIQQYREDALEAANMDQIIDAYLIESRISKNVGDFKTAFEALEKYKSFKDSLFQSNQANSFAYYQTLYETEKKEREILNKTREIEQITTSTRTKIITIVTISLSIIAGLILWFLLKNLKAAQKAKILQENFSRDLLLSQETERKRISKDLHDGLGQSLLLIKNKVAMDKDESATNLLNLAIEELRGISRSLHPFQLEELGLTNAIRNVLDQIDEETDIFVSSELDEVDDLFDADQQLHIYRIVQETFNNILKHAKASAVRVTIIRDEKMVHLSIADNGIGFDFSKKFQDFQSLGLKTLKERTATLGGIMKVDSEKAKGTSFSFLFYP; this is translated from the coding sequence ATGCATCTAACAAAAAGAATTCAATCTATATTTTTACCATTAATATTGTGTATTTTTTTCATATTTAGTCTTGAATTATCAGCCTTTCAAATTTCTTTAAAGGACTCGATAAAAAATTATTTAGTCTCTGAATCATCTGAGAATGATAAATTCGAAAAATTAAAGGCAATCATTGATGGATTAACTCAAGACAACAAACAGGAAGATGTTATATTTTTTTATGAACAAGGAATTAAGCTAGCTGAAAAAACAGGGAATTTTAGAGAATTAGGTATTTGGTCAGTACAGCTTTTTGAAATTTTGAATAGTGAATCAAACACAGAAGAGAAAGCATTAGAACTGATGCTTCATGCATCAAAGTTTGTACCTCAGATTGATCAAAGTAGAACCCAAGGGAATATTTATTTAAAACTAGCTGCTGCCCATTACAACCAAACGGACTTTTCTGAAGCAATTGAAGCTTACACCCTCGCAATGAATTATTTCTCAGAAAAGGACTCCATTTTTGTGGCAGATGCCTTATTTTTCAGAGCACAGGCAAAGGATTATAGAGGAGAGTTGATTAGCGCCATGAATGATTATCAGTTGGCTAGAACCTATTACGAGAATCTTGAGGATCAAGATTATGTCAACTATGTTAACAATGGTATGGCAGTACTTTTTAGCAAGTATGGCATCTATTCAGAGGCAGAAAAAATAAGAAAACAACTTGCAGAAAATTACCTTGATCAAGGAAATATTTATGATTGGAGCATCATACTTTACAACCAATCCAGAGATTATGATAAGCAAGATAGAAATGATGAAAGATTTGATTTTCTAAACCGGGTCTATCAAAAAATCGGAAAAGATTCAATTGCAGATTCAGAGGTAAGAGCAATAGTCTGTCTTTCACTTTCAAATCATTATTCAGAAATCCAAGATTATGAAAATCAAGAAAAACTATATCAAGAGGCAAAACAAATCATTGAAGACGAACTCGATGGGAATTCTTTTATCAAACTCCCATTCCTCAAATCAAAAACACTGATTGAAGAAAGTAGAGGAAACTTAAGTGAAGCAAAAAACTTGATTCAACAATATAGAGAAGATGCCTTGGAAGCTGCAAATATGGATCAAATTATAGATGCTTATTTGATTGAGTCTCGAATTTCAAAAAATGTTGGAGACTTCAAAACGGCATTTGAAGCATTAGAAAAATATAAATCATTTAAAGATTCCCTTTTTCAAAGTAATCAAGCAAATAGCTTTGCATATTATCAGACACTATACGAAACAGAAAAAAAAGAACGTGAAATTCTCAATAAAACTCGAGAAATAGAACAAATTACAACCTCCACAAGAACAAAAATTATTACAATTGTCACTATTAGCTTATCTATAATTGCTGGACTTATCTTATGGTTTTTACTGAAAAACTTAAAGGCCGCACAGAAAGCAAAAATCCTTCAAGAAAATTTTTCTAGAGACCTCTTGCTCAGTCAAGAAACTGAGCGAAAAAGAATTTCTAAGGATCTACATGATGGCCTTGGACAAAGTCTCCTCCTTATCAAAAACAAAGTGGCAATGGACAAAGATGAGTCTGCAACGAACCTACTCAATCTAGCAATAGAAGAACTTCGAGGGATTTCAAGATCACTTCATCCATTTCAACTAGAAGAATTAGGATTGACAAATGCCATTCGTAATGTATTAGATCAGATTGACGAGGAAACAGATATTTTTGTTTCATCGGAGCTAGATGAAGTAGATGATTTGTTTGATGCTGATCAACAGCTTCATATTTACAGAATTGTTCAGGAAACATTTAATAATATTTTGAAACATGCGAAAGCTTCAGCGGTTAGGGTAACTATAATTCGAGATGAAAAAATGGTACACCTTTCCATTGCAGATAATGGAATTGGATTTGATTTTTCTAAGAAATTTCAAGACTTCCAAAGTTTGGGTTTGAAAACCCTCAAAGAAAGAACAGCTACACTTGGAGGAATAATGAAAGTTGATTCTGAAAAAGCTAAAGGAACGAGTTTTTCATTTTTATTTTATCCATAA
- a CDS encoding TonB-dependent receptor domain-containing protein: MKTILPHLLLSLLLLSTLPLTAQEISIRGKVIEAETSNPLEFANIALLAESDSALVTGVVSELDGTFSFTTTAGDYILRVGFIGYESRFKNISLGDKTEENVGNVRLRKDAQSLDEVVVEGVTSMFESDIDKRRYNVENSIVAEGATASELLSTLPSIQMDDEGSISMRGSGNILIYINGRPSNLSGDDAESVLAQFPANSIKTVELITNPSSRYDAAGVGGIIDIILKKNEKTGLNGQVNASIGTRDKYNAGLNMNYGTEKANYYMSYNFQDRRRFRESESFRESNLTGVSPILDQDSYQLNRDINHLIRGGIDWRLTENQTFGVYAQGNFRDRSGSELLNQRNINSSQELDSLFVRDIDETRVSTNFESGINYSIELDTLGQRLFTSASFSRDERSQEEIYNQTFFNQNSQEVPSNRILQLNDRPQTSNLYVFQLDYEKPFLNGGSLETGLKGTFGKWNRSQNFSEGNEENDFNPVLNDFFSDGFNFKEDVYASYLSYRNKIGKLGYQGGLRAEYTETISRLESTQEPFVNNYFNLFPSAYLSYEIKPEEEFTANFSRRISRPNIWALAPIYRVGDLYNLSIGNQRLQPEFTNSYEVGYMKGWENYLLNATVYHRYSTDVETRVIRLNEDNVAVQMRENANSRASTGFELINQIQVTQWFDATLSGNFFYSEIQGDNIESGFNNSNFSWTLNLLANMAIPKFATLQIQGDYRGPIVLPQGEIEPLWGVNLGLRKDILDNKATISLNVSDIFNTRIFKIRIEDQRFTQDRLFNRETRIGTLSFTYRFEGFKEKRSGEERERDGFEDDDF, from the coding sequence ATGAAGACCATTTTACCGCATTTATTGCTGTCACTTTTATTGCTATCAACTCTTCCTTTGACAGCACAAGAAATATCTATTCGTGGGAAAGTTATCGAAGCTGAAACATCCAATCCACTAGAATTCGCAAATATTGCCTTGCTTGCAGAAAGTGACTCTGCTTTAGTTACGGGTGTTGTGAGTGAATTGGATGGTACATTTTCATTTACTACTACAGCGGGAGATTACATTTTAAGAGTTGGGTTTATTGGTTATGAAAGCCGGTTCAAAAACATTTCACTTGGAGATAAAACAGAAGAGAATGTGGGTAATGTTAGGTTAAGAAAAGATGCTCAAAGTCTTGATGAAGTAGTAGTAGAAGGTGTGACATCCATGTTTGAAAGTGATATTGATAAACGTCGCTATAATGTGGAAAATAGTATTGTCGCAGAAGGGGCAACAGCATCTGAGTTACTTAGTACACTTCCCTCAATTCAAATGGATGATGAAGGAAGTATTTCAATGCGAGGTAGTGGTAACATACTTATTTATATCAATGGACGCCCTTCCAACCTTTCAGGGGATGATGCAGAAAGTGTATTGGCTCAATTTCCAGCAAATAGTATAAAGACTGTTGAACTAATTACAAACCCATCATCTAGATATGATGCAGCGGGAGTAGGCGGAATAATCGATATTATTCTAAAAAAGAACGAAAAAACAGGTCTAAATGGGCAAGTTAATGCTTCAATTGGTACGCGAGATAAATATAACGCTGGTCTCAACATGAATTATGGAACTGAAAAGGCAAACTATTATATGTCCTATAATTTTCAAGATAGAAGGAGATTCAGAGAAAGTGAATCTTTTAGAGAATCAAATTTAACGGGAGTTTCCCCAATCCTAGATCAAGATTCTTACCAGCTAAATAGAGACATTAATCATTTGATAAGGGGTGGAATCGATTGGAGATTGACAGAAAATCAAACTTTTGGGGTGTATGCTCAAGGTAATTTTAGAGATCGAAGTGGTTCTGAATTGTTAAACCAAAGGAATATCAATTCAAGCCAAGAATTGGATAGCTTATTTGTTCGAGATATTGATGAAACGAGAGTTTCTACAAATTTTGAATCAGGGATAAATTATTCTATTGAGCTTGACACATTAGGACAAAGACTTTTTACATCAGCTTCATTCTCTAGAGATGAGCGGTCACAGGAAGAAATATATAATCAGACATTTTTCAATCAAAATAGCCAAGAAGTTCCTTCTAATAGAATTTTACAATTAAATGATCGCCCACAGACTAGTAATTTATATGTATTTCAATTAGACTACGAAAAGCCTTTTTTAAATGGAGGAAGTTTAGAGACTGGTCTAAAAGGTACATTTGGAAAGTGGAACAGGTCACAGAATTTTTCTGAAGGAAATGAGGAGAATGATTTTAATCCTGTATTGAATGATTTCTTCAGCGATGGGTTCAATTTCAAAGAGGATGTCTATGCATCATACTTAAGTTACAGAAATAAAATTGGAAAGTTAGGCTATCAAGGTGGTTTAAGGGCAGAATATACAGAGACGATTTCACGACTTGAAAGCACGCAAGAGCCTTTTGTAAATAATTATTTTAATCTTTTTCCGAGTGCATACTTGAGTTATGAAATTAAGCCCGAAGAAGAGTTTACGGCTAATTTTAGTAGAAGAATTTCAAGACCAAATATTTGGGCTCTAGCTCCGATTTATAGAGTTGGAGATTTATATAATCTGAGTATCGGAAATCAAAGACTTCAACCAGAATTCACGAATAGTTATGAAGTGGGATACATGAAAGGCTGGGAAAATTACCTTTTAAATGCAACAGTCTATCATCGATATTCTACAGATGTTGAGACAAGAGTGATTCGCTTAAATGAAGATAATGTGGCAGTCCAAATGAGAGAAAATGCAAATAGTAGAGCCAGTACAGGTTTTGAGTTGATCAATCAAATTCAGGTTACACAGTGGTTTGATGCGACATTATCAGGTAACTTTTTCTATTCAGAAATTCAAGGTGACAACATTGAGTCAGGTTTCAATAATTCAAATTTCTCTTGGACACTGAATTTACTTGCTAATATGGCTATCCCAAAATTTGCTACACTGCAAATTCAGGGAGATTATCGAGGGCCTATTGTTTTGCCACAAGGCGAAATAGAACCTCTTTGGGGAGTAAATTTAGGTTTAAGAAAAGATATTTTAGATAACAAAGCTACCATTAGCTTAAATGTCAGTGATATTTTCAACACTAGAATCTTCAAAATCAGAATAGAAGATCAGCGTTTTACTCAGGATAGGCTATTTAATAGAGAAACTAGGATAGGAACCTTGTCATTTACCTACCGATTTGAGGGATTTAAAGAGAAGCGAAGTGGAGAGGAAAGAGAAAGAGACGGTTTTGAAGACGATGATTTTTAA